The Salvia miltiorrhiza cultivar Shanhuang (shh) chromosome 1, IMPLAD_Smil_shh, whole genome shotgun sequence genome has a window encoding:
- the LOC131009259 gene encoding uncharacterized protein LOC131009259, which translates to MANLQSFQVPMLNKSNFDNWSIKMKALLGAHDVWEIVENGYEEPQDEAALSQQQKDRLRDARKRDKKALCLIYQALGDDDFEKISNASTAKEAWEKLQNACKGAEQVKKVRLQTLRGEFESLHMKESESISDYFSRVLAVSNQMKRNGEKLEDVRIMEKILRSLTPRFEHIVITIEETKNLEEMTIDLLLGSLQAYSR; encoded by the exons atggccaacctacaatcgtttcaagtccccatgctcaacaagagcaacttcgacaattggagcatcaagatgaaggcgctattgggagcccacgacgtttgggagatcgtggagaacggctacgaggagccgcaggacgaggccgcactatcccaacaacaaaaggatagattgcgagacgcgagaaagagagacaagaaggctctctgtctcatttatcaagcgctAGGGGACGACGATTTCGAGAAGATCTCGAATGCGAGTACCGCcaaagaagcgtgggagaagctccagaacgcgtgcaaaggagcggagcaagtaaaaaaggtacgacttcaaactttaagaggagagtttgagtctttgcatatgaaagagtccgagtcaatttcggattatttttcaagagtcttggcggtgtctaatcaaatgaaaagaaatggtgaaaagttggaggatgtaagaattatggagaaaatattacgCTCACTAACTCCAAGATTTGAGCATATAGTAATCACaattgaagaaactaaaaatttggaggagatgacaattgatctcttgttggggtcgttgcaagcata cagcagatag